From a region of the Impatiens glandulifera chromosome 4, dImpGla2.1, whole genome shotgun sequence genome:
- the LOC124935864 gene encoding protein DETOXIFICATION 24-like — MGEERTLEERLVIVKEEGDEELDLKKRVWEETKKIWIVAFPGMLSRASNFGMVIIAQVFIGHVSALDLAAFALVQSLTLRFINGILIGMSSATETLCGQAFGAGQHHMMGIYLQRSWIVNLITVTLLTPLFIFSAPIFIGLGQDKDVSIASETMSLWLIPLMYLLVFSFTIQMYLQAQLKNKIVAWLSIASVIVQIFFSWIFVFKLDFGTYGALGSFILSNIAVVLSEFIYIFCGGCPLSWKGFSLDAFSQLWPVIKLSVSSGIMLCLEVWYNSILILIAGYMKNATVAIAAFSICLNVSVFEFMICLGFLGAACVRVANELGRGDAKSIKFSIKVNLATSLIFGIVFFTLCLVFGNKIGYLFTSDEDVINMVSELSILLAVTMFSNSIQPVLTGIVVGAGLQSVVAIINLVCYYVIGIPIGLLLGFCTDLQVRGVWIGMICGTITQIICLSIMIWRTNWDDQVEKASQRISRWSKPDESS; from the exons ATGGGGGAAGAGAGAACATTAGAAGAAAGGTTAGTAATAGTGAAAGAGGAAGGAGATGAAGAATTAGATCTGAAAAAAAGGGTTTGGGAGGAAACAAAGAAGATATGGATAGTGGCTTTTCCGGGGATGTTATCAAGAGCCAGCAATTTTGGCATGGTTATTATCGCTCAGGTTTTTATTGGACATGTTAGTGCTCTCGATTTGGCTGCATTTGCTCTCGTACAATCCTTAACCCTTCGCTTTATTAATGGAATTCTT aTTGGAATGTCAAGTGCAACGGAAACATTATGCGGGCAAGCATTCGGGGCAGGACAACACCACATGATGGGCATATATCTACAAAGATCATGGATAGTAAACCTAATCACGGTTACACTCCTCACGCCCCTTTTCATCTTCAGCGCTCCCATCTTCATCGGACTAGGACAAGATAAAGATGTTTCAATCGCCTCTGAAACCATGTCTCTCTGGCTAATCCCCCTCATGTATTTATTAGTGTTCTCTTTCACAATTCAGATGTACCTTCAAGCTCAACTCAAGAACAAGATTGTTGCATGGCTTTCCATTGCCTCTGTTATCGTCCAAATCTTCTTCTCATGGATCTTTGTCTTTAAACTAGATTTCGGTACCTATGGTGCTCTCGGGTCCTTTATTCTTTCCAACATCGCGGTGGTCTTAAGCGAGTTTATCTACATTTTTTGCGGCGGTTGTCCTCTTTCTTGGAAAGGTTTTAGCTTAGATGCATTTTCTCAACTCTGGCCGGTCATTAAGCTCTCTGTTTCGTCGGGTATTATGCTAtg CTTGGAGGTTTGGTACAATTCGATCTTAATTCTTATAGCTGGCTATATGAAAAATGCAACTGTTGCCATAGCTGCCTTCTCCATTTG CCTTAATGTCAGCGTTTTTGAGTTTATGATTTGTCTCGGTTTCCTTGGAGCCGCATG TGTAAGAGTTGCGAATGAGCTTGGAAGGGGAGACGCGAAATCAATAAAGTTCTCTATAAAAGTAAACTTAGCTACTTCATTAATATTTGGTATTGTGTTCTTCACACTCTGCCTGGTTTTTGGTAACAAAATCGGATACTTATTTACAAGCGATGAAGACGTAATAAACATGGTGTCAGAGCTCTCGATTCTTCTTGCCGTCACAATGTTCTCGAATAGCATTCAACCAGTGCTAACTGGGATTGTGGTTGGGGCTGGTTTGCAAAGTGTGGTGGCTATTATTAACCTTGTGTGCTATTATGTTATTGGAATTCCAATTGGTCTTTTACTTGGCTTTTGTACTGATCTTCAAGTTAGGGGAGTTTGGATTGGAATGATTTGTGGAACAATCACGCAAATTATTTGCTTAAGCATCATGATTTGGAGGACTAATTGGGATGACCAG GTGGAAAAAGCGTCCCAACGAATCTCTCGTTGGTCCAAACCCGATGAATCATCCTAA
- the LOC124936332 gene encoding protein DETOXIFICATION 24-like has translation MEEESKLEERLVLVKEEGDEELDLKKRVWEETKKIWKVAFPGMLSRATNFGMLIITQAVIGHVSALELAAFALVQSLTVRFVNGIQIGMSSATETLCGQAFGAGQHHMMGIYLQRSWIINLITVTLLMPLFIFSSPIFIGLGQEKDVSIATETISIWLIPVVYLFVFALTIQMYLQAQLKNMIVAWLSLVSFIVHILFSWLFVFKLDFGIPGALGSLILSNFVMVLGEFVYIWCGGCPLSWKGFTWDAFSQLWPVIKLSVSSGIMLCLEIWYNSILILIAGYMKNATVAIAAFSICLNVSVWELMICLGFLGAACVRIANELGRGNAKTIKFSIKVNLATSVIFGLVFFTICLVFGNKIGYLFTSDEDVVNMVSELSILLAITMLSNSIQPVLTGIAVGAGLQSVVAIINLVCYYVIGIPIGLLLGFCTDLQVRGVWIGMICGTITQIICLSIMICRTNWDDQVEKTSQRLSRWFKPDDS, from the exons ATGGAGGAAGAGAGCAAATTAGAAGAAAGGTTAGTATTGGTGAAAGAGGAAGGAGATGAAGAATTAGATCTGAAAAAAAGGGTTTGGGAGGAAACAAAGAAGATATGGAAAGTGGCTTTCCCGGGGATGTTATCTAGAGCCACCAATTTTGGCATGCTTATTATTACTCAAGCGGTTATTGGACATGTCAGCGCTCTCGAATTGGCTGCATTTGCTCTCGTTCAATCCTTAACTGTTCGCTTTGTTAATGGAATTCAA ATTGGAATGTCAAGTGCAACGGAAACACTATGCGGTCAAGCATTCGGGGCAGGGCAACACCACATGATGGGCATATATCTACAACGATCATGGATAATAAACTTAATCACGGTCACACTCCTGATGCCCCTTTTTATCTTCAGCAGTCCCATCTTCATCGGACTTGGACAAGAAAAGGATGTTTCAATCGCCACCGAAACCATATCTATCTGGCTAATCCCCGTTGTGTATTTATTTGTGTTCGCTCTCACAATTCAGATGTACCTTCAAGCTCAACTCAAGAACATGATCGTTGCATGGCTCTCCCTTGTCTCTTTTATTGTCCATATACTCTTCTCATGGCTCTTTGTCTTTAAACTAGATTTTGGTATCCCTGGTGCTCTCGGGTCTCTTATTCTTTCCAACTTCGTGATGGTCTTAGGCGAGTTTGTCTACATTTGGTGTGGCGGTTGTCCTCTTTCATGGAAAGGTTTTACATGGGATGCATTTTCTCAACTCTGGCCGGTCATTAAGCTCTCTGTTTCGTCGGGTATTATGCTAtg CTTGGAGATTTGGTACAATTCGATCTTGATTCTTATAGCAGGCTATATGAAAAATGCAACTGTTGCCATAGCTGCCTTCTCCATTTG CCTTAATGTCAGCGTTTGGGAGCTTATGATTTGTCTTGGTTTCCTTGGAGCCGCATG TGTAAGAATTGCGAATGAGCTAGGAAGGGGAAATGCAAAAACAATAAAGTTCTCAATAAAAGTGAACTTAGCTACTTCAGTAATATTCGGTCTTGTCTTCTTCACAATTTGTCTGGTTTTTGGTAACAAAATCGGATACTTATTTACAAGCGACGAAGATGTTGTGAATATGGTGTCGGAGCTTTCGATTCTTCTTGCCATCACAATGTTGTCGAATAGCATTCAACCAGTGCTAACAGGGATTGCGGTTGGGGCCGGTTTGCAAAGTGTGGTGGCTATTATTAACCTTGTGTGCTACTATGTTATTGGTATTCCAATTGGTCTTTTACTTGGCTTTTGTACCGATCTTCAAGTTAGGGGAGTTTGGATTGGAATGATTTGTGGAACAATCACGCAAATTATTTGCTTAAGCATCATGATTTGTAGGACTAATTGGGATGACCAG GTAGAAAAAACGTCTCAAAGGCTCTCTCGTTGGTTCAAACCCGATGATTCGTAA